The Arcobacter arenosus genomic interval CAATGGCAAAACAAAAACTTCTTAATATAATAGAGGAATCAAAACAAAACGCTCTTGCAGTTATTTTATTTGCTAAATCATCTTTTATACTTTCCCCGGTAACACAAGATTTTAATTCATTAAAAATATTAGTTGAAAATTTAAATACTGGAATGAATTTTGACAATGGCTCAAATATTTTTTCTACTTTAGAAGCAACAAATAAACTTTTAAAAGATTATGAAAATAAAAATCTACTACTTCTAACAGATGGAGGAAATGCTACTTCTTATGAAAAAGAGATTGAGTATGCAAAAGAGAATAAAATAAATGTGTATACAATTGCAATAGCTACAAACAAAGCCTCTGCAATAAAACTTGATGATGGAAAGTTTTTAACAAAAGAAGATGGTTCAATTGTAACAGTTGCCTTAAATGAAAACATAAAAAAATTAAGTTTAAATACAAATGGAGGATATATAAATTACTCAATAAATAATAGTGATTTAAAACAAATTCTTGATGATATTGAACAAAAATCAGTAAAAAAACAAATTGAAAGTAAAAAATTTAAAACCTATACTGAACTGTTTTATTATCCTTTAGCTTTGGCTATTTTTATACTTTTTATTGCTTTTTCATCATTGCCAAAATTTCTTTCAAAAAAAGTTACCATGAGTATAATAGTGCTATCTTTATTTTTTATTTCAACAAATGATTTAAGGGCATTTGAATTTGATTTTGAGACTATAAAAAAAGCAAATAAAGCATATGAAAACAACAACTTTGAGAAAGCATCAAAAAACTTTGATAAGGTTTTAAATACACCTGAGGCTAGATATAATTATGCAAACTCTTTATACAAAGAAAAAAAATATAAAGAGGCTTTAATGCAGTATAAAAACGTAACTACTTCAAATAAAAATTTAGAGTATAAAAAGCTGCATAATATGGGAAATTCATATGTTAAATTAAATGATTTAGAAAATGCTAAAAAGATGTATGAAAATGCTTTAAAAATACAAGCAGATAAAGAGACTAGAGAAAACCTAGAAAAAGTACAAGATATTTTAGACAAAATTAAAAAACAAAAAAATAAAGATAACCAAAACCAAAAAGAGAAGAAAAAAAATCAAGATAAGAAAGAACAAAACAAAGAAAATCAAGATAAAAAAAAGAATCAAGAAGATAATAAAGAAAATCAAAAAGAAGATAAAAATCAAGAAGAAAACTCTCAAAAAAATGAAAGTTCACAACAACAAAAACAAAATATGTCACAATCTCAAAAACCAAAAGAACTTTCAGATTTAGAAGAAAAAAAGTGGTTAGAAAAATTAGAAAATAAAAAGTCGCCAGTATTATTGAAAAAGGTTAAAACCAAGAATGAAGATACATCTTCAAATCCTTGGTAATTTTATATTAATAGTTTTGTGATTTTCTCATTTGCATTAATTCTTTTTGAACAGAAATATTAATATTTTCATTTGGTTCAAAATCTAATTTATAGTTTCTTCCATCATAATCAACAGAATTAAGAATAATTTTCATTGCTTCTAATCTTGCTTTATGTTTGTCATCACTTCTTACAACATACCAAGGTGCTGATCTTGAAGAAGTACGTCTTAACATCTCATATTTCTTTTCAGAAAACTCATGCCATAAATCTTGAGCTTGCATATCAACTTCTGAAAATTTCCATTGTCTTAAGGGGTCATTTATTCTTCTATCAAATCTTCTTTTTTGTTCCTCTTTTGAAACAGAGAAATAAAGTTTAATTAAAATCATACCTTGTCTAACTAAATCTTGCTCAAAATTTACAACATCTTCCATAAAGATTTCATGTTCTTCTTTTGTACAAAATCCAAAAATTGGTTCAACCATAGCTCTGTTGTACCAAGATCTATCAAATAGAACCATCTCTCCACCTGTTGGGAAATGTTCAATATATCTTTGGAAAAACCATTGGTTTTTTTGAGTATCAGTTGGTTTACCTAAGGCAACAACTCTATAGTGTTTGTTATTCATATATCTTGTAATTCGTCTAATTGCACCACCTTTTCCTGATGCATCTCTACCTTCAAAAAGAATAATCATTCTTTTGTTTTGAGATTCTAAAAAGTTTTGTAATTTAATTAGCTCAATTTGGTATGCTTTTAACTCTTCTAAATCATAAATTTTTTGAATACCATCATGTAAAACTTGAGGATCAACATCTTGGAAATTTCCTAAAATCCCTTTTAATCTCTTATTTTCTTCAATTAACTCTTCAACTTTAGTATCTGAAACGTTTTTTGTTGGTTTTACAATCTCTTTAGTCTCTTTTATTGTATTTTCGTTTATAACTGAGTCTTTAAATTTTTGCATTAAATTTAATGCAGATTTTTTTGTAAGATTATCTTTTTTTGTATAACCTAATACTTTTACGTATCTTTTTTTATCATATTGAAATCTTGCAATATATTTTTTTCCAAAAGCTGGATGTGTAGCTTTTGAGATGTACAGTCCACTATAATTTGTTTTTTCAAAATCACTTAAATTCATTTTCTCTTAGGCCTTTGCAAATTTATTTTCATCTTCCATAATTTCTAATTCTTCTGAACCTGAAATTACTATTTTCTTGTCAACTTTCAAATGCTTACTATTAACTTTACTTGGATAATCTACACTAGATAAAATATGTTTAATACAATTTATTCTTGCTTTCTTTTTATTGTCGCTTTTTACTACTACCCATGGAGCATGGTCTGTATTTGATGCCATCAACATAGAAAATTTTGCAATAGTGTATTTATCCCAAAGTTTTTGAGATTCTTTATCAACGGGGCTTAGTTTGTATTGCTTTAAGGGATCAGTTTCTCTTTTTGCAAATCTTCTTGCTTGTTCCTCTTTTGATACTGATATATAAAATTTCAATAAAATAATTCCAGATTTAACAAGCATTTTTTCAAACTCTGGAACTTCCCTTAGAAACTCATGGTGCTCTTCTGATGTACAAAATCCCATAACTGGTTCAACCCCAGCTCTGTTGTACCAAGACCTGTCAAATAAAACTATCTCACCTGCACTTGGCAAATGTTTTGTATATCGTTGAAAATACCATTGTGTTTTTTCAATATCACTTGGTTTTTCTAAAGCAACAACTCTTGCACCCCTAGGATTTAAATGCTCAGTGATTCTTTTTATAGTTCCACCTTTACCTGCAGCATCCCTTCCCTCAAAAAGCATAAGAACCTTAAGACCTTTTTCTTTTACATAGTTTTGAAATTTTAAAAGTTCAATTTGAAGTGAAGTTAACTCTTTTTCATATTCAAGAGTTTCTTTTTTTACCCAAATTTGAACTTTATTTCCCTTTTCGTTAAACTGTTCTCTTTCCCGCTTACTATCTTTGTTGTGTTTGATATTTTTATGGGTATCTATCTCGTCTTCGTCTTTAAATTCTTCATTTATAATCTGTCTTTCCTGTCCCATAGTCATACCATCTCCCTTTATGAAAGTCTACATTTGTACTCATTATATCCAAAATTATTTACAATTTGATAACTTCCTTTAATATTTTTTATCACTATTGATGGTAACTTAATCCCATTGAATGTAGTAGTCTTAACCATAGTATAGTGAATCATATCTTCTAAAATTATTTTATCCCCTACTTTTAAGGGTTCATCAAAGGAATAATCCCCAATAATATCCCCTGCTAAGCAAGTATTTCCACCAAGTCGATATGTGTATTTTTTTTCATTTGGAAGAGCACTATTTCTAATATCAGCTCTATAAGGCATAGCTAATGTATCAGGCATATGTGCTTCTGCAGAGGTATCCAAAATAGCTATATCCATTCCATTATTGATAATATCTAAAACAGTAGCCATTAAGTATCCAGTTTGCCAACCAACTGCTTCACCTGGTTCCATATATACTTCAAGGTGAGGATATCTACTTTTGAAATCTTTTAATAAACTAATTAAACCCTCAACATCATAGTCGGCTCTTGTAATATGGTGTCCTCCACCAAAATTTACCCATTTCATTTGAGGTAAAAACTCACCAAACTTTTCTTCGAAGTTTTTTAAAGCCCCTTGTAAGGCATCAACATTTTGTTCACATAAAGCATGAAAATGTAA includes:
- the ppk2 gene encoding polyphosphate kinase 2, with product MGQERQIINEEFKDEDEIDTHKNIKHNKDSKREREQFNEKGNKVQIWVKKETLEYEKELTSLQIELLKFQNYVKEKGLKVLMLFEGRDAAGKGGTIKRITEHLNPRGARVVALEKPSDIEKTQWYFQRYTKHLPSAGEIVLFDRSWYNRAGVEPVMGFCTSEEHHEFLREVPEFEKMLVKSGIILLKFYISVSKEEQARRFAKRETDPLKQYKLSPVDKESQKLWDKYTIAKFSMLMASNTDHAPWVVVKSDNKKKARINCIKHILSSVDYPSKVNSKHLKVDKKIVISGSEELEIMEDENKFAKA
- a CDS encoding vWA domain-containing protein: MLIPIFLLMFLIITNKDSFQKYFSKDILEKLSVSNRYMGKTTRNILMFISLILMIIALSRPVMNEKEQSFEQEVASIVIAIDVSKSMLANDIYPNRLTMAKQKLLNIIEESKQNALAVILFAKSSFILSPVTQDFNSLKILVENLNTGMNFDNGSNIFSTLEATNKLLKDYENKNLLLLTDGGNATSYEKEIEYAKENKINVYTIAIATNKASAIKLDDGKFLTKEDGSIVTVALNENIKKLSLNTNGGYINYSINNSDLKQILDDIEQKSVKKQIESKKFKTYTELFYYPLALAIFILFIAFSSLPKFLSKKVTMSIIVLSLFFISTNDLRAFEFDFETIKKANKAYENNNFEKASKNFDKVLNTPEARYNYANSLYKEKKYKEALMQYKNVTTSNKNLEYKKLHNMGNSYVKLNDLENAKKMYENALKIQADKETRENLEKVQDILDKIKKQKNKDNQNQKEKKKNQDKKEQNKENQDKKKNQEDNKENQKEDKNQEENSQKNESSQQQKQNMSQSQKPKELSDLEEKKWLEKLENKKSPVLLKKVKTKNEDTSSNPW
- the ppk2 gene encoding polyphosphate kinase 2 — its product is MNLSDFEKTNYSGLYISKATHPAFGKKYIARFQYDKKRYVKVLGYTKKDNLTKKSALNLMQKFKDSVINENTIKETKEIVKPTKNVSDTKVEELIEENKRLKGILGNFQDVDPQVLHDGIQKIYDLEELKAYQIELIKLQNFLESQNKRMIILFEGRDASGKGGAIRRITRYMNNKHYRVVALGKPTDTQKNQWFFQRYIEHFPTGGEMVLFDRSWYNRAMVEPIFGFCTKEEHEIFMEDVVNFEQDLVRQGMILIKLYFSVSKEEQKRRFDRRINDPLRQWKFSEVDMQAQDLWHEFSEKKYEMLRRTSSRSAPWYVVRSDDKHKARLEAMKIILNSVDYDGRNYKLDFEPNENINISVQKELMQMRKSQNY
- the nspC gene encoding carboxynorspermidine decarboxylase — encoded protein: MNNIVNSIEELPSPAFVCEEKLLKKNLELLKKVQDETGVKILLALKGFALWSTFDLCKEFLQGCCASGLHEAILAKEEFNKEVHTYSPAFKDEEIDEIIQISNHLVFNSFNQLNRYKDKARGKTSMGLRVNPEYSSVEVDLYNPCGLNSRLGITRVNFQEDNLEDIDGLHFHALCEQNVDALQGALKNFEEKFGEFLPQMKWVNFGGGHHITRADYDVEGLISLLKDFKSRYPHLEVYMEPGEAVGWQTGYLMATVLDIINNGMDIAILDTSAEAHMPDTLAMPYRADIRNSALPNEKKYTYRLGGNTCLAGDIIGDYSFDEPLKVGDKIILEDMIHYTMVKTTTFNGIKLPSIVIKNIKGSYQIVNNFGYNEYKCRLS